A single genomic interval of Oleidesulfovibrio alaskensis DSM 16109 harbors:
- a CDS encoding response regulator — MNESTARTAPAFSASSGNGFAALAVSASTGVLSLDKASLRSCGIRTVHTFSSGVQAAQWLDTESTRHSQTHWAGVDVILCDDTLQDMSGLEFNAILSRHPLLQRIPVILLSASATRASVARALQSGCCGMLLRPYTMERFAAQMQRARTIMRRNTAAALLMHTGEQTLDKKQFDEALAAFTSVLTARGEPDDEYFARGMEYLSEQRYDAALKAFGHAARINMLHAEALNGMARCWKAKGNTDNYLRCLKLAGEAHLRCERFREARTVFAELMQVSGTEANPMLQSAAALVREGRLSVAAGAFLHGSLLSPEIPLHESVARACQFTSCPQSAMEQICCAIETIAGPSRAEPLRKRLLAPAPQRHDSAPRSESHFPRLEEIVAVARHTIRLYRQSAA; from the coding sequence ATGAATGAATCTACGGCGCGTACGGCGCCTGCATTTTCCGCTTCTTCCGGCAACGGGTTTGCGGCGCTGGCCGTTTCTGCCAGCACCGGTGTTCTGTCGCTGGACAAAGCCTCGCTGCGCAGCTGCGGCATACGCACAGTGCACACGTTCAGTTCCGGTGTGCAGGCCGCGCAGTGGCTGGATACCGAAAGCACACGGCACAGTCAGACCCACTGGGCCGGTGTAGATGTCATCCTGTGTGACGACACCCTGCAGGATATGTCCGGTCTTGAATTCAACGCCATACTGTCAAGACACCCCCTGCTGCAACGTATCCCTGTCATTCTGCTCAGCGCCTCCGCCACGCGGGCATCGGTTGCCCGGGCACTGCAAAGCGGCTGCTGCGGCATGCTGCTGCGGCCCTATACCATGGAACGCTTTGCAGCCCAGATGCAGCGTGCCCGTACCATCATGCGCAGAAACACCGCCGCCGCCCTGCTGATGCACACAGGCGAACAGACGCTGGACAAAAAACAGTTCGACGAAGCGCTGGCCGCATTTACCAGCGTACTGACGGCGCGCGGCGAACCGGATGATGAGTATTTTGCCAGAGGCATGGAATACCTTTCCGAACAAAGGTACGACGCGGCACTGAAAGCTTTCGGCCATGCCGCCCGCATCAACATGCTGCACGCCGAAGCCCTGAACGGAATGGCCCGCTGCTGGAAAGCCAAGGGTAATACCGATAACTATCTGCGGTGTCTCAAACTTGCCGGAGAAGCCCACCTGCGATGTGAACGGTTCCGCGAAGCCCGCACGGTATTTGCCGAACTGATGCAGGTGAGCGGCACAGAAGCCAACCCTATGCTCCAGAGTGCCGCGGCACTGGTGCGTGAGGGCAGGCTGTCAGTGGCCGCGGGGGCGTTTCTGCACGGTTCGCTGCTATCGCCCGAAATCCCGCTGCACGAAAGCGTGGCAAGGGCCTGTCAGTTCACTTCGTGCCCGCAAAGCGCCATGGAACAGATATGCTGCGCCATTGAAACCATTGCAGGGCCTTCGCGTGCAGAACCGCTGCGTAAAAGGCTGCTGGCGCCCGCTCCGCAGCGGCACGACTCCGCGCCCCGCAGCGAAAGCCACTTTCCCCGCCTGGAAGAAATTGTGGCAGTGGCACGGCACACCATACGCCTGTACAGGCAGTCCGCGGCCTAG
- a CDS encoding bifunctional nuclease family protein has protein sequence MLIEMKVLGLSLDETSKAPILILQQKDGKDVLPIWVGAMEAMAISIALNEVETPRPLTHDLMLSTLSSLGARLVSVNVTGLREGTYYAELEITCGSTLSRVDSRPSDAVALALRAGAPIRVSDEVLRLAEESRLKPSQGDPALLRRPADAAASFLRPEEAEKQSDEELEELLRKLDPVTKYKM, from the coding sequence ATGCTGATTGAAATGAAAGTTCTGGGCCTGTCGCTGGACGAGACCAGCAAAGCCCCCATACTCATCCTGCAGCAGAAGGACGGCAAGGATGTCCTGCCCATCTGGGTGGGCGCCATGGAGGCCATGGCCATATCCATAGCTCTCAACGAGGTGGAAACGCCCCGTCCGCTCACACACGATCTCATGCTGTCCACGCTGTCTTCGCTGGGTGCCCGCCTTGTTTCCGTCAATGTGACCGGACTGCGGGAAGGAACCTACTACGCGGAACTGGAGATCACCTGCGGCAGCACCCTTTCCAGAGTGGACTCGCGCCCGTCCGATGCGGTGGCGCTGGCTCTGCGCGCCGGAGCCCCCATCCGCGTAAGTGATGAAGTGCTGCGGCTGGCCGAAGAGTCGCGCCTTAAACCGTCTCAGGGCGATCCCGCCCTGCTGCGCAGACCCGCTGACGCCGCTGCTTCTTTTCTCCGCCCCGAAGAAGCGGAAAAACAGTCCGACGAAGAACTGGAAGAGCTGCTACGCAAACTGGACCCCGTCACAAAATATAAAATGTGA
- a CDS encoding histidinol phosphate phosphatase domain-containing protein, which translates to MIELRVCSSLSRGSMSPAQAARMGRLAGLRAMVLTEQVDSVTMTATLAQLVPAVRRLSLFGGIEVIAGCEIAHMPPALIPDAVQEARSLGARFVSVRGQYLGSYAEEGTNLAAIDAGCDLLAAPGLISEEEAAFAAERGTMLDITACGTQALANGHVAVAARAAGAPVAVTGGICEPSQFINADLRRAVALGAGMTPQEYAETRSRTGALLSGLLRS; encoded by the coding sequence ATGATAGAACTGCGAGTCTGCTCTTCTCTGAGCCGGGGAAGCATGTCTCCGGCACAGGCCGCACGCATGGGGCGCTTGGCCGGACTGCGCGCCATGGTACTGACCGAACAGGTGGATTCCGTCACCATGACGGCCACTCTGGCACAGCTGGTGCCCGCAGTACGCCGGCTGTCTCTTTTCGGCGGCATAGAAGTTATCGCCGGTTGCGAAATAGCCCACATGCCTCCCGCGCTGATTCCCGACGCGGTGCAGGAGGCCCGCTCGCTGGGCGCACGGTTTGTATCTGTGCGGGGGCAGTACCTCGGGTCGTACGCGGAAGAAGGTACTAATCTGGCAGCCATCGACGCAGGCTGCGACCTGCTGGCCGCCCCCGGCCTGATAAGTGAGGAAGAAGCCGCCTTTGCGGCCGAACGCGGCACGATGCTGGATATCACCGCCTGCGGTACGCAGGCTCTGGCCAACGGACATGTCGCCGTTGCGGCACGCGCCGCAGGTGCACCCGTTGCCGTCACGGGCGGCATATGCGAGCCGTCGCAGTTCATCAATGCCGACCTGCGGCGCGCCGTGGCTCTGGGCGCGGGAATGACTCCGCAGGAATATGCAGAGACGCGCAGCCGCACCGGCGCGCTGCTCTCCGGACTGCTGCGTTCATAG
- a CDS encoding heavy-metal-associated domain-containing protein, with the protein MKKMKVRGMQTPDCAATLTKSIETVDGVEDVHINLATGEITYGPAECVDMSLVKEQVRKAGYEVEED; encoded by the coding sequence ATGAAAAAAATGAAAGTCCGCGGCATGCAGACACCCGATTGCGCTGCTACCCTGACCAAGTCCATTGAAACTGTGGACGGCGTGGAAGATGTTCACATCAACCTTGCCACCGGTGAAATCACTTACGGCCCCGCAGAGTGCGTGGACATGTCACTTGTAAAAGAGCAGGTGCGCAAGGCCGGTTACGAAGTGGAAGAAGACTAG
- the recA gene encoding recombinase RecA — MSKKTSLTPEEMRREALNTALSTIERKYGSGSVMKLSDDAHTNVAVIPSGSIGLDLALGVGGIPRGRVTEIYGPESSGKTTLALHMIAECQKQGGTAAFIDAEHALDINYARRLGVKTDEMLISQPDYGEQALDIADMLVRSNAVDVVVIDSVAALIPQSELEGNMGETQVGSQARLMSHAMRKLTGTIHKSRTSVIFINQIRMKIGTMGYGSPETTTGGNALKFYCSVRIDVRKIQTLKDKEEVYGNRVRVKIVKNKVAPPFREAQFDILYGQGVSRTGELIDLGVETGIVEKSGAWYAFGSERLGQGKENVRQMLQENTTLREAIEQKLLEHLGMREPVQSADEAEKQD, encoded by the coding sequence ATGTCGAAAAAAACCAGCCTCACTCCTGAGGAAATGCGCCGCGAGGCGCTGAACACCGCGCTGAGCACCATAGAACGCAAGTATGGCTCCGGCTCGGTAATGAAACTGTCAGACGACGCGCATACCAATGTGGCTGTCATTCCTTCCGGCTCCATAGGGCTTGACCTTGCTCTGGGAGTGGGCGGAATCCCACGCGGACGCGTTACCGAAATATATGGTCCCGAATCATCGGGTAAAACCACCCTTGCCCTGCACATGATCGCCGAATGCCAGAAACAGGGCGGCACGGCCGCGTTCATCGACGCAGAGCACGCGCTGGATATCAATTATGCCCGGCGGCTGGGCGTAAAAACCGACGAGATGCTCATCTCGCAGCCGGACTACGGCGAGCAGGCACTTGATATCGCCGACATGCTTGTGCGCTCCAACGCCGTGGACGTGGTGGTCATCGACTCCGTGGCGGCGCTTATTCCCCAGTCGGAACTTGAAGGCAACATGGGTGAAACGCAGGTGGGCTCGCAGGCGCGGCTTATGTCGCATGCCATGCGCAAACTCACCGGCACCATTCACAAATCACGCACATCTGTCATATTCATCAACCAGATCCGCATGAAAATCGGCACCATGGGGTATGGCAGCCCGGAAACGACCACCGGCGGCAATGCACTCAAATTCTACTGCTCGGTGCGTATAGACGTGCGCAAGATACAGACCCTGAAAGACAAGGAAGAAGTGTACGGCAACCGCGTGCGCGTAAAGATTGTCAAAAACAAGGTTGCACCGCCGTTCCGCGAAGCTCAGTTCGATATTCTGTACGGTCAGGGTGTTTCGCGCACAGGCGAGCTGATCGATCTGGGCGTGGAAACGGGCATTGTGGAAAAAAGCGGCGCGTGGTACGCATTCGGCTCGGAGCGTCTGGGACAGGGCAAAGAAAACGTCCGCCAGATGCTGCAGGAAAACACCACCCTGCGCGAGGCTATCGAACAGAAGCTCCTTGAGCATCTGGGCATGCGTGAGCCCGTGCAGAGCGCGGACGAGGCCGAAAAACAGGACTGA
- a CDS encoding efflux RND transporter permease subunit encodes MDFLQFSIRKPVSILVGVILIALFGTLGLLGMPYQLSPTVTEPEITVRTTWTGATPYEVERDVLEEQEKALKGLTGLLVMESTASNGRGEITLRFAVGTNLDDAVLRVSNKLDEVPSYPDNVDRPVISATGASSSPIVWMVLKALPDNPRSVETYRTFFEDEVRQDLERVKGVAELMVYGGTEREMQVMIDPSRLAAHGLTINDLRRVLEAENVNISAGNLDVGRRAYRIRTVGNFSSPDDIEQVVIQSTGQNRIRVGDVARVSFGYAKRTVSIQHNGDAGIVCGIKAEPGANVLDVTNDTEAVVNALNDGILKENGLFFEWSSDQRPYINGAIDLVKQNIIIGGVLAVCVLLVFLQSVSSTVIVAVAIPISVVGTFIFMNLFGRNLNVVSLAGISFAVGMLVDNAIVVLENIDRHRSMGKSPYKAAYEGTREVWGAVLASTLTTVAVFLPVVFIEQEAGQLFKDIAIAVTCAIILSLFVSISVIPMLANLFFSFARKKGPRKGIAAVNAAGRGFSAVMMGIVRMALRNALTKSVTILLLTTLSVGSAVLFFPKMEYLPQGNRNLVLSILIPPPGLSMEERQDIGQYIYAQAQPHVQQDTGGIPAIDNLFYVGAPDFMMFGATSMYEQRAGELVPLFSRIMNSIPGMFGVSLQAGIFQTSLGKGRTIEVDLRAADLDQLVAGAGALFGTLMAEIPGAQIRPLPSLELLFPEVRLIPDRERLRAAGMSAEDLGIAVDVLMDGRKISEFKEEGKKKIDLVLKTDDTALSTPEAVYKALVATPAGGTVPVSSLALLERTYGITQIRHLERQRTVTLQVTPPKDVPLQQAMEQIENDIIPKLEKGPLAGIKSSISGAADKLTQTRNALQWNFLLALVITYLLMAALFGNFVYPLLIMFTVPLAAAGGIIGLRLENLLVAPQPMDVLTMLGFIILIGVVVNNAILIVHQSLNNIRELGMDPQQAIRESVRTRLRPIFMSATTSLFGMLPLVVAPGPGSELYRGLGAVVLGGLAISTLFTVFVVPALLSFFIGMEKTPPRYE; translated from the coding sequence ATGGACTTCTTACAATTTTCCATTCGCAAGCCTGTCTCCATTCTTGTGGGGGTCATTCTCATTGCGCTTTTCGGCACACTCGGACTGCTGGGCATGCCGTACCAGCTCAGCCCCACGGTAACCGAACCCGAAATAACCGTGCGAACCACATGGACAGGCGCCACGCCCTACGAAGTGGAACGTGATGTACTGGAAGAGCAGGAAAAAGCCCTCAAAGGGCTTACGGGGCTGCTGGTCATGGAAAGCACGGCTTCCAACGGACGGGGTGAAATCACGCTGCGCTTTGCTGTGGGAACCAACCTTGACGATGCAGTGCTGCGCGTATCCAACAAACTCGACGAAGTGCCTTCATACCCCGACAACGTGGACCGTCCTGTCATCTCTGCCACAGGCGCCTCATCTTCGCCCATCGTCTGGATGGTGCTCAAGGCGCTGCCGGACAATCCGCGCTCGGTGGAAACATACCGCACTTTTTTTGAAGACGAGGTAAGGCAGGATCTGGAACGCGTCAAAGGCGTGGCCGAACTGATGGTTTACGGCGGCACCGAACGTGAAATGCAGGTGATGATAGACCCTTCCCGGCTGGCCGCGCACGGTCTGACCATAAATGACCTGCGCCGCGTACTGGAAGCTGAAAACGTCAACATATCGGCAGGCAATCTGGATGTGGGGCGCCGTGCCTACCGCATCCGCACTGTGGGCAATTTTTCTTCGCCCGACGATATCGAGCAGGTTGTCATCCAGTCCACCGGACAGAACAGGATACGGGTGGGCGACGTGGCCAGAGTCAGCTTCGGGTATGCAAAGCGCACGGTGTCCATCCAGCACAACGGCGATGCCGGTATCGTATGCGGCATCAAGGCCGAGCCGGGCGCAAACGTGCTGGACGTGACCAACGACACCGAAGCTGTCGTAAACGCTCTCAATGACGGTATTCTCAAAGAAAACGGCCTTTTCTTTGAATGGTCTTCCGACCAGCGCCCCTACATCAACGGCGCCATCGATCTGGTGAAACAGAACATCATCATAGGCGGTGTGCTGGCTGTATGCGTGCTGCTGGTGTTCCTGCAGTCGGTATCATCCACCGTCATTGTGGCCGTAGCCATACCCATATCTGTTGTCGGCACATTCATTTTCATGAATCTGTTCGGCCGCAACCTCAACGTTGTCAGTCTGGCGGGCATTTCATTCGCGGTGGGCATGCTGGTGGATAACGCCATCGTGGTGCTGGAAAACATCGACAGGCACAGAAGCATGGGCAAGTCTCCCTATAAGGCCGCCTACGAAGGCACACGCGAAGTGTGGGGGGCGGTGCTTGCATCCACGCTAACCACGGTGGCGGTGTTTCTGCCCGTGGTCTTCATAGAACAGGAAGCAGGCCAGCTTTTCAAGGACATCGCCATCGCCGTCACCTGCGCCATCATTCTGTCACTGTTTGTTTCCATATCTGTCATCCCCATGCTGGCAAACCTCTTTTTTTCCTTTGCCCGCAAAAAAGGCCCCAGAAAAGGCATAGCAGCCGTCAATGCCGCAGGCAGAGGTTTTTCCGCTGTCATGATGGGCATTGTGCGCATGGCCCTGCGCAATGCGCTGACCAAATCGGTAACTATTCTGCTGCTTACAACCCTCTCGGTAGGGTCGGCAGTGCTCTTTTTTCCCAAAATGGAATACCTGCCGCAAGGCAACAGAAACCTTGTGCTTTCCATTCTCATACCGCCTCCCGGCCTTTCCATGGAAGAACGGCAGGACATCGGCCAGTACATCTACGCGCAGGCACAGCCCCATGTGCAGCAGGACACGGGAGGCATTCCCGCCATCGACAACCTGTTTTACGTGGGTGCGCCTGATTTCATGATGTTCGGTGCCACCAGCATGTACGAACAACGCGCCGGCGAGCTGGTGCCGTTGTTCAGCCGCATCATGAATTCTATTCCGGGCATGTTCGGCGTCAGCCTGCAGGCGGGTATTTTTCAGACTTCGCTGGGTAAGGGCAGAACCATTGAAGTGGACCTGCGGGCCGCAGACCTTGACCAGCTGGTGGCCGGTGCGGGGGCGCTTTTCGGCACGCTGATGGCCGAAATTCCCGGCGCCCAGATACGCCCGCTGCCTTCGCTGGAGCTGCTGTTTCCCGAAGTGCGCCTGATCCCCGACCGCGAACGGCTGCGTGCCGCTGGCATGAGTGCCGAAGATCTGGGCATTGCCGTAGACGTGCTGATGGACGGCAGAAAAATCAGCGAGTTCAAAGAAGAAGGCAAAAAGAAAATCGACCTTGTGCTCAAAACCGATGATACGGCGCTGAGCACCCCGGAGGCCGTATACAAAGCGCTGGTGGCAACACCGGCCGGCGGTACGGTGCCGGTTTCTTCACTGGCGCTGCTGGAACGTACCTACGGCATAACCCAGATACGGCATCTGGAACGCCAGCGTACCGTCACCCTGCAGGTGACGCCCCCGAAAGACGTACCGTTGCAGCAGGCCATGGAACAGATAGAAAACGACATCATTCCTAAACTGGAAAAAGGCCCCCTTGCCGGAATCAAATCGTCCATATCCGGTGCTGCAGACAAACTGACCCAGACCCGCAACGCCCTGCAATGGAACTTTCTGCTGGCGCTGGTTATCACCTACCTGCTGATGGCGGCTCTTTTCGGCAACTTTGTCTACCCGCTGCTCATCATGTTCACTGTTCCGCTGGCCGCAGCCGGCGGTATCATCGGGCTGCGTCTTGAAAACCTGCTGGTAGCCCCGCAACCCATGGACGTACTGACCATGCTCGGATTCATCATTCTTATCGGGGTGGTGGTCAACAACGCCATTCTCATCGTCCATCAGTCGCTGAACAATATCCGCGAACTGGGCATGGACCCGCAGCAGGCCATACGCGAATCCGTACGCACCCGCCTGCGGCCCATTTTCATGAGCGCGACCACCTCGCTTTTCGGCATGCTGCCGCTGGTGGTTGCGCCCGGCCCCGGGTCCGAACTCTACCGCGGTCTGGGTGCCGTAGTGCTGGGCGGGCTTGCCATTTCCACTCTGTTCACCGTGTTCGTGGTGCCTGCCCTGCTTTCTTTCTTCATCGGCATGGAAAAAACACCACCGAGGTACGAATAG
- the miaB gene encoding tRNA (N6-isopentenyl adenosine(37)-C2)-methylthiotransferase MiaB: MHERTFHIMTFGCQMNVNDSDWLARALEARGFTQVPEHEAAIYIINTCSVRDKPEQKVYSLLGRIRRETKNRRNVTVCVGGCVAQQIGKGFFKRFSQVRLVFGTDGAASAPQAIERLVQEPHARISLLDFSEEFPERDAGWENGEVPVSAYVNIMQGCNNFCAYCIVPYTRGRQKSRSSAAVLDECRTLVGNGAREITLLGQNVNSYGLDPHGDGTTFARLLHDVAAIPGLERLRFMTPHPKDIAGEVIEAFGALKNLCPRVHLPLQSGSDRVLKAMGRKYDMARYMDIVTRLKAVRPDIQITSDLIVGFPGETEADFEQTLEAMRTVPFVQSFSFIYSDRPGTRAEMLPGKLSREEKTARLVRLQEVQNEYSEAALQAMVGKTVMVLFESPSPKSAAGSGADAQNAAEESGRTASSWQGRDEHGFILNVHLPAPADLYGKIMPVTVTAARKHSLTGEPAGESC, encoded by the coding sequence ATGCATGAAAGAACTTTCCATATAATGACCTTTGGCTGCCAGATGAACGTCAACGATTCCGACTGGCTGGCGCGTGCCCTGGAAGCCCGCGGCTTTACACAGGTTCCGGAACATGAGGCCGCCATATACATCATCAACACCTGTTCTGTCCGCGACAAACCGGAACAGAAAGTCTATTCACTGCTCGGACGCATACGCAGAGAAACAAAAAACAGACGGAATGTGACCGTATGTGTGGGCGGCTGCGTGGCGCAGCAGATAGGCAAAGGCTTTTTCAAACGGTTCAGTCAGGTCCGGCTGGTATTCGGCACCGACGGGGCAGCCAGCGCGCCGCAGGCCATCGAACGGCTGGTGCAGGAACCGCACGCCCGCATCAGCCTGCTGGATTTTTCCGAAGAATTTCCCGAACGCGATGCAGGGTGGGAAAACGGCGAAGTACCTGTCTCCGCGTATGTCAATATTATGCAGGGGTGCAACAACTTCTGCGCATACTGCATTGTGCCCTACACCCGCGGCAGGCAGAAATCGCGCAGTTCGGCCGCCGTGCTGGACGAATGCAGAACGCTGGTCGGCAACGGAGCGCGGGAAATCACCCTGCTGGGGCAGAACGTTAATTCCTACGGGCTTGATCCGCACGGCGACGGAACAACGTTTGCCCGGCTGCTGCATGACGTGGCTGCCATACCCGGTCTTGAAAGGCTGCGTTTCATGACTCCGCATCCCAAAGACATAGCCGGTGAAGTCATTGAAGCCTTCGGAGCGCTGAAAAATCTCTGCCCCAGAGTACACCTGCCGCTGCAGTCCGGTTCTGACAGAGTGCTCAAAGCCATGGGCCGCAAATACGACATGGCCCGCTACATGGACATTGTTACCCGTCTGAAAGCGGTCCGCCCCGACATTCAGATAACCAGCGACCTCATAGTCGGTTTTCCGGGCGAAACGGAAGCAGATTTTGAACAGACGCTGGAAGCCATGCGCACCGTGCCCTTTGTTCAGAGCTTTTCATTCATCTATTCCGACAGGCCCGGCACACGGGCCGAGATGCTGCCCGGCAAGCTTTCGCGCGAAGAAAAAACCGCACGGCTTGTCAGGCTGCAGGAAGTGCAGAATGAATACAGTGAAGCAGCGCTGCAGGCTATGGTCGGCAAAACAGTCATGGTGCTGTTTGAAAGCCCCAGCCCCAAAAGTGCAGCCGGTTCCGGTGCGGACGCACAGAACGCAGCGGAAGAATCGGGCCGGACGGCATCCTCATGGCAGGGACGGGACGAGCACGGCTTTATACTGAACGTACACCTGCCCGCACCCGCAGACCTGTACGGCAAAATAATGCCCGTCACAGTGACCGCCGCACGCAAACACTCGCTGACGGGCGAACCCGCGGGGGAATCATGCTGA
- the alaS gene encoding alanine--tRNA ligase encodes MITANEIRHRFLEFFRKNGHEVVDSSSLVPNDDPTLLFTNAGMVQFKKIFLGQEKRAYSRATTSQKCLRVGGKHNDLENVGRTARHHTFFEMLGNFSFGDYFKEDAIRFAWSFITEELKLPKEKLYITIYRDDDEAEKLWQSVAGVPSERIYRLGEKDNFWSMGDTGPCGPCSEIHIDQGADMACGPDCGIGKCDCDRFLEIWNLVFMQYDQAPDGTRTPLPNPCIDTGMGLERIAAVCQNVRSNFDCDLFQAFINYTAELAGVSYRKDSEDTDTALRVIADHSRAIAFMIADGILPSNEGRGYVLRRLIRRAYRFGRLIGLEGSYLYKTALKVVEEMGGAFPELLENKDFMARVVREEEERFNKTLDKGLLLLEDELSALTARNSTCVAGDVAFKLYDTFGFPLDIVNDIAEKRGFSVDEDGFKKLMQEQKSRAKAAWKGGGEQTLAARFQALLEEGIASEFVGYDHLSAESRIIALLGEDMESVEALPAGAAGYLVSTRTPFYGESGGQLGDTGDAVSETGSAEVTDTLKPSAKLLVHVVKVSQGELLRDQAVTLTVREGQRFASARNHTCTHILHAALRKVLGDHVKQAGSLVGPERLRFDFTHISAMTPEEILAVENEVNRVILSDIALNSEHMAYDDAVQKGAMALFGEKYESEVRVVSIPGESVELCGGTHLRATGQAGSFYITSESGVAAGVRRIEAVTGWDAVRLFMQQRAELHEVAGLVKGKPGDIAGRVKTLQKEVRTLKKDMEKLAAQAASGKGRNLMDSVEEVNGVKLLAASLPGANVKALREVMDDVRSKLTSGVACLVAVDGDKVHMLIAVSKDLHDRFTAPALIKDVAARIGGSGGGRPDMAQAGGTDPQGVEDAFACLRQIMGA; translated from the coding sequence GTGATCACTGCCAACGAAATCAGGCACCGCTTTCTTGAATTTTTCCGGAAGAACGGCCACGAGGTCGTGGATTCTTCGTCGCTTGTGCCCAACGACGACCCCACACTGCTGTTCACCAATGCGGGCATGGTGCAGTTCAAAAAGATTTTTCTGGGGCAGGAAAAACGCGCATACAGCCGCGCGACCACATCGCAGAAGTGTCTGCGTGTGGGCGGCAAGCACAACGACCTTGAAAACGTGGGCCGCACCGCACGCCACCACACGTTCTTTGAAATGCTGGGCAACTTTTCCTTCGGCGACTACTTCAAGGAAGACGCCATACGCTTTGCATGGTCGTTCATTACCGAAGAACTGAAGCTGCCCAAGGAAAAGCTGTACATCACCATATACCGGGACGACGACGAAGCCGAAAAACTGTGGCAGAGCGTTGCCGGCGTGCCGTCCGAACGCATCTACCGGCTGGGCGAAAAAGACAACTTCTGGTCCATGGGCGACACGGGTCCCTGCGGGCCCTGCTCCGAAATTCATATTGATCAGGGTGCCGACATGGCCTGCGGGCCGGACTGCGGCATAGGCAAATGCGACTGTGACCGTTTTCTTGAAATATGGAACCTGGTGTTCATGCAGTACGATCAGGCCCCTGACGGCACCCGCACACCGCTGCCCAACCCCTGCATCGACACCGGCATGGGACTGGAACGCATAGCGGCTGTCTGCCAGAATGTGCGCTCCAACTTCGACTGCGACCTCTTTCAGGCGTTCATCAATTACACGGCCGAACTGGCAGGTGTATCCTACCGCAAAGATTCGGAAGACACCGACACGGCTCTGCGCGTCATCGCCGACCACAGCCGCGCCATCGCCTTTATGATTGCCGACGGCATTCTGCCGTCCAACGAGGGCCGCGGCTATGTGCTGCGCCGTCTTATCCGGCGTGCCTACCGTTTCGGCAGACTTATCGGGCTGGAAGGTTCGTATCTGTACAAAACGGCGCTCAAGGTTGTGGAGGAAATGGGCGGAGCCTTCCCCGAACTGCTTGAAAACAAAGACTTCATGGCCCGCGTGGTGCGTGAAGAAGAAGAACGCTTCAACAAAACGCTGGATAAAGGCCTGCTGCTGCTTGAGGACGAACTGTCTGCACTGACTGCCCGCAACAGCACCTGCGTTGCCGGCGATGTGGCGTTCAAGCTGTACGACACCTTCGGGTTCCCGCTTGATATCGTCAATGATATCGCTGAAAAACGCGGTTTCTCCGTTGACGAGGACGGCTTTAAGAAACTGATGCAGGAGCAGAAAAGCCGGGCCAAGGCCGCATGGAAAGGCGGCGGCGAGCAGACTCTGGCAGCCCGTTTTCAGGCCCTGCTGGAAGAAGGCATCGCATCGGAATTTGTGGGCTATGACCATCTGTCAGCCGAAAGCCGCATCATCGCGCTGCTCGGCGAAGACATGGAGTCCGTCGAAGCCCTGCCTGCAGGTGCCGCAGGCTATCTGGTATCCACCCGCACGCCCTTCTACGGAGAATCGGGCGGCCAGCTGGGTGATACCGGCGACGCAGTTTCCGAAACCGGATCGGCTGAAGTGACTGACACTCTGAAGCCCTCTGCCAAACTGCTGGTGCACGTGGTCAAAGTATCTCAGGGCGAACTGCTGCGCGATCAGGCCGTTACCCTTACCGTACGCGAAGGGCAGCGCTTTGCCTCTGCGCGCAACCACACCTGCACCCACATCCTGCACGCCGCCCTGCGCAAGGTGCTGGGCGACCACGTCAAACAGGCCGGTTCGCTGGTCGGCCCGGAAAGACTGCGTTTCGACTTTACGCATATCAGTGCCATGACGCCTGAAGAAATTCTTGCCGTGGAAAACGAAGTCAACCGCGTCATTCTGTCCGATATAGCTCTCAACTCCGAACACATGGCCTATGACGACGCCGTACAGAAAGGCGCCATGGCCCTCTTCGGCGAAAAATACGAATCGGAAGTGCGTGTGGTTTCCATTCCCGGTGAATCTGTGGAACTGTGCGGCGGAACGCATCTGCGCGCCACCGGACAGGCAGGGTCTTTCTACATCACCTCCGAATCAGGAGTGGCCGCCGGTGTTCGTCGCATCGAAGCCGTCACCGGATGGGATGCCGTACGGCTGTTCATGCAGCAGCGCGCTGAACTGCACGAAGTGGCAGGTCTGGTGAAAGGAAAGCCCGGCGACATTGCAGGACGTGTAAAAACACTGCAAAAAGAAGTACGTACCCTGAAAAAGGATATGGAAAAGCTGGCTGCGCAGGCTGCTTCGGGCAAGGGCCGCAATCTGATGGACAGCGTGGAGGAAGTGAACGGCGTAAAACTGCTGGCCGCCTCGCTGCCGGGTGCCAACGTGAAAGCCCTGCGCGAAGTCATGGACGATGTCCGTTCAAAACTGACCTCCGGCGTGGCATGTCTTGTGGCCGTGGATGGCGATAAGGTGCACATGCTCATTGCCGTAAGCAAAGACCTGCACGACCGGTTCACCGCACCGGCGCTTATCAAGGATGTGGCAGCCAGAATAGGCGGTTCCGGCGGCGGGCGCCCCGATATGGCTCAGGCCGGCGGCACCGACCCTCAGGGGGTTGAAGACGCATTTGCCTGCCTCAGGCAGATCATGGGAGCCTGA